A window of Paenibacillus polygoni contains these coding sequences:
- a CDS encoding glycerol-3-phosphate responsive antiterminator — MSNRVSQLVIGADNTNFFARKTKQQHAVEDLLKRLSEYRNVASIRDVRYLETALSYRDQLSAVFLLTGSIGVIKSYVELFQKHHIPVFVHVEKIGGLSYDQQGLEYVANAIRPDGIITTKIQVVKKAQKLGLTTIQRFFLVDSEGLGNIAQSLAQVEPDIIEIMPARIPEVLHKVREMTDIPVISGGLLRKREHAEACILEGATAISSSSQQMWEQSF; from the coding sequence ATGTCTAACCGTGTATCTCAGCTAGTTATAGGGGCAGACAACACCAATTTTTTCGCTAGAAAAACAAAACAGCAGCATGCTGTGGAGGATCTGCTAAAACGTCTATCCGAGTATCGTAATGTAGCGTCCATTCGGGATGTACGCTATCTTGAAACCGCGCTTTCTTATCGAGATCAACTGAGTGCAGTATTCCTTCTTACTGGAAGCATTGGTGTCATTAAAAGTTATGTGGAATTATTTCAGAAGCATCATATTCCGGTCTTCGTGCATGTAGAGAAGATCGGGGGGCTTTCTTATGATCAGCAGGGGCTTGAATATGTAGCGAATGCCATACGGCCGGACGGGATCATTACCACGAAGATTCAAGTCGTTAAGAAAGCACAGAAATTAGGGCTTACTACCATTCAGCGATTCTTTCTAGTCGATTCTGAAGGTCTTGGCAATATTGCGCAAAGTCTCGCTCAAGTTGAACCTGATATTATCGAGATCATGCCGGCACGTATTCCCGAGGTGCTTCACAAGGTGAGAGAAATGACAGACATTCCCGTCATCTCCGGAGGACTTCTGCGAAAAAGAGAGCATGCGGAAGCCTGTATTTTGGAGGGGGCGACGGCCATTTCTTCATCTAGTCAGCAGATGTGGGAACAATCATTCTAA
- a CDS encoding ABC transporter substrate-binding protein encodes MRRGKRRNLLTLVLGMSVLLTACGTDSGGSNVTSTAGAAPGNSGNTEEKIQIKYWYAYGEKIEEAKQELVKRFNESQDRIEVVAEYQGNYDDLHAKVQAAFAANNAPAVSDLEISSTGTFARYGMITDLTALAEQDKEKLQIDDFNPGLMGNAYVDGKLYGLPFMRSTPIMYMNVSLLEEAGLDPAGPKTWDEFEEYGKVLKSKGKTAMTMPTDIWFYEGLVAQSGGQVLADDGKSALFNSPEGVAPVEFWKKLAGEGIIKIPVGDEAGATAEKDWANQTSAFRFGSTAGVAGAIEISQGNNFKFNTAFMPANKSYGVPTGGCQLVITSKLSEAETAAAWEFLTFMTTAESTTYQSKHTGYLPTRISALESEELQSLYKEYPQYKVAVDQLAYARPRPMETAYPEVAKIVKNAIEKTLLDPKISAQDAMNEANEKANALLSK; translated from the coding sequence ATGAGAAGAGGAAAGAGACGGAACTTATTAACACTGGTACTAGGAATGAGCGTTTTGCTTACTGCTTGCGGTACGGATTCAGGAGGCAGCAATGTAACAAGTACGGCAGGTGCTGCCCCCGGGAACAGCGGAAATACGGAAGAGAAGATACAGATTAAATACTGGTATGCCTATGGAGAAAAGATTGAAGAGGCAAAACAAGAATTAGTCAAACGTTTTAATGAGTCTCAGGATCGAATCGAAGTCGTTGCTGAGTATCAAGGTAACTATGATGATTTACATGCCAAGGTACAAGCTGCTTTTGCTGCAAACAATGCACCGGCCGTATCCGATCTAGAGATTTCCTCCACAGGGACCTTTGCGAGGTACGGTATGATCACAGACCTTACTGCTTTAGCAGAACAAGATAAAGAAAAACTGCAGATTGACGACTTCAATCCAGGCTTAATGGGGAATGCCTATGTGGATGGCAAGCTATACGGGCTGCCGTTTATGCGCAGTACACCGATTATGTATATGAATGTCAGCCTTCTAGAAGAGGCCGGGCTCGACCCCGCTGGACCGAAGACATGGGACGAATTCGAAGAGTACGGCAAAGTGCTGAAATCAAAAGGGAAAACAGCAATGACGATGCCTACAGATATCTGGTTCTACGAGGGGCTTGTAGCACAGTCTGGTGGTCAGGTATTAGCGGATGATGGGAAGTCTGCGTTATTTAACTCTCCTGAAGGTGTTGCTCCTGTAGAGTTCTGGAAGAAGTTAGCCGGCGAAGGAATCATTAAAATTCCAGTAGGGGATGAAGCCGGAGCAACAGCAGAAAAAGACTGGGCTAACCAGACATCTGCGTTTCGATTTGGTTCAACCGCAGGGGTTGCCGGTGCTATTGAAATCTCACAGGGAAATAACTTTAAATTTAACACGGCCTTTATGCCGGCGAATAAATCCTATGGCGTTCCTACAGGCGGCTGTCAGCTCGTCATTACATCAAAACTTAGTGAAGCAGAAACAGCGGCAGCTTGGGAGTTCCTTACCTTCATGACAACGGCTGAAAGTACAACATATCAGAGCAAACACACAGGATATTTACCTACGCGAATCTCAGCACTTGAAAGTGAAGAACTACAATCGCTCTATAAGGAATATCCGCAATATAAAGTTGCGGTAGATCAGCTGGCTTATGCCAGACCTCGTCCAATGGAGACGGCGTATCCCGAAGTTGCGAAGATCGTAAAGAATGCTATTGAGAAAACATTGCTTGATCCTAAAATCTCTGCTCAGGATGCGATGAACGAAGCCAATGAGAAAGCCAATGCACTGTTAAGTAAATAA
- a CDS encoding ABC transporter ATP-binding protein: MGQIELKGISKFFKQEEVIKDLDLTIKDGSFTVLVGPSGCGKSTTLRMIAGLDDQSSGDIFIDGKRVNGVPPGMRDVAMVFQNYALYPTMSVHNNIEFGLINRKIPKKERETLIADIAEIVGLSDYMKKKPEMLSGGQRQRVALARAMVKKPEVFILDEPLSNLDAKLRHQMRTELIQLHKRLGTTFVYVTHDQVEAMSMGDEIVIMNKGVIQQAASPIELYHNPANRFAAQFIGTPAMNILPYKGIHFPSLSAKGKEEIGHFGFRPEHAQLHDGYDLKGEGLRISGEIVTRESLGAESIYQIQSSFGMFSVKTFLTPLMMNNMVTVTIPYEQLYYFDLSGKRVRQAEYRAAATPNGTPASLELISVSGGG; the protein is encoded by the coding sequence ATGGGCCAAATTGAACTAAAAGGAATCAGTAAGTTTTTTAAACAGGAAGAGGTAATCAAGGACCTTGACCTTACGATAAAAGATGGTTCATTTACGGTGCTTGTCGGTCCATCTGGCTGTGGTAAATCAACAACGCTCCGCATGATTGCGGGGCTTGATGACCAGTCCAGCGGAGATATTTTTATTGATGGCAAGCGAGTGAACGGAGTGCCTCCGGGTATGCGTGATGTGGCGATGGTATTCCAAAACTACGCACTTTATCCAACGATGAGTGTTCATAACAATATTGAATTCGGACTGATTAACCGGAAGATTCCGAAGAAGGAACGGGAAACGCTGATTGCGGATATCGCAGAAATTGTAGGCCTGAGTGATTATATGAAAAAGAAGCCGGAGATGCTCTCCGGCGGACAGCGCCAGCGTGTCGCTCTTGCTCGCGCTATGGTTAAGAAACCAGAGGTCTTTATTCTCGATGAGCCGCTCAGTAACCTTGATGCGAAGCTCCGCCATCAGATGCGGACAGAGCTTATTCAGCTGCATAAAAGGCTGGGGACGACGTTTGTGTATGTAACCCATGATCAGGTAGAGGCCATGTCTATGGGCGATGAGATTGTCATTATGAATAAAGGAGTCATTCAGCAAGCGGCTTCCCCCATTGAACTGTACCATAATCCAGCAAACCGGTTCGCTGCTCAGTTTATTGGAACACCTGCGATGAATATTCTGCCTTATAAAGGGATTCATTTTCCCTCCTTATCGGCAAAAGGCAAAGAAGAGATTGGTCATTTCGGATTTCGTCCTGAGCACGCACAGCTGCATGACGGGTATGATTTAAAAGGAGAAGGCCTTAGAATCAGTGGAGAAATCGTAACCAGGGAAAGTCTCGGAGCAGAGAGTATATATCAGATCCAATCAAGCTTCGGTATGTTTTCCGTTAAAACATTCCTTACTCCTCTTATGATGAATAACATGGTTACCGTGACGATTCCATATGAGCAGTTGTACTATTTTGACCTTAGCGGGAAGAGGGTAAGACAAGCGGAATATAGAGCCGCTGCCACTCCAAATGGAACGCCTGCATCTCTTGAACTCATTTCGGTGAGCGGGGGAGGCTAG
- a CDS encoding carbohydrate ABC transporter permease — protein sequence MMSSTSSIWHKLRPYGMVTPALAVFGVFFIYPIFYMIYLSVFDWNFVSPTKDYVGLQNFSALLSDDEFRQVILNTTIYTVSTVLLTLSISLLLALWLNRSGAFYGFVQGAIFSPHIISLVSISLLWSWLMDPEYGLLNWVISLFGFGPLEWLSHPDTSLMSLILVAVWKGIGFNTLVFIAGLQSIPQSIYEAAALDRSKPWRTFMRLTLPMLSPTLFFLAIMSMIGSFQVFETIAIMTQGGPVNSTNTLVYYIYQYGFRFFKIGYASAAGVILLVIVGILTLIYFRLLSKKVHYR from the coding sequence ATGATGAGTTCGACATCAAGCATATGGCATAAGCTTAGACCCTATGGAATGGTAACACCGGCACTAGCTGTATTTGGAGTTTTCTTCATTTATCCTATTTTTTATATGATCTATCTCAGCGTGTTTGACTGGAATTTTGTCAGCCCTACAAAGGATTATGTCGGTTTGCAAAATTTTTCGGCCTTATTGTCGGATGATGAGTTTCGTCAAGTCATACTAAATACGACAATATACACCGTTTCTACGGTTCTTCTCACCCTTAGTATTTCTTTACTGCTGGCTCTTTGGTTAAATCGTTCCGGAGCTTTCTATGGATTTGTCCAAGGGGCCATATTCAGTCCGCATATTATTTCTTTAGTCTCTATTTCACTATTATGGAGCTGGCTGATGGACCCTGAGTATGGGCTGTTGAACTGGGTTATCAGTTTATTTGGATTTGGGCCATTAGAGTGGTTATCCCACCCAGATACTTCCCTCATGTCACTCATTCTGGTTGCCGTGTGGAAAGGGATCGGATTTAACACCCTTGTCTTTATCGCTGGTTTGCAAAGCATTCCGCAGAGTATATATGAAGCGGCTGCACTGGATCGTTCCAAACCATGGCGTACGTTTATGAGACTAACGCTGCCCATGCTATCCCCAACGCTGTTTTTCCTGGCGATTATGAGTATGATTGGTTCCTTTCAGGTGTTTGAGACGATTGCCATTATGACACAGGGCGGGCCGGTAAATTCCACAAACACCTTGGTCTATTACATTTATCAATATGGATTTCGTTTCTTTAAAATTGGCTATGCTTCAGCCGCTGGGGTAATTTTGCTGGTGATTGTCGGGATTCTTACCCTGATCTATTTCCGGCTATTATCCAAAAAGGTGCATTATCGGTAA
- a CDS encoding carbohydrate ABC transporter permease — MKVLNSLLKVVNVILMGVLVLIFALPFVWMVSTSLKTLPETMIFPPEWIPAAPQWQNFMQAWNSGPFLHYFMNSVMISAGILLLQMITIIPAAYAFARFEFKGSGILFGLVMVTLMIPSQLIFLPVYLELSSWNLLNTHLGLILPFASSAFGIFLLRQSFKQVPNELIEAARLDKAKEWKIMIKLMIPMARPALITFGLFSFISHWNDYFWPLVMTTNETARTLPLGIAKIRETEGLTTWNVLMAGNLILVVPILIIFFFAQRSIIKAFVYNGVK, encoded by the coding sequence ATGAAGGTCTTGAACAGTCTCCTAAAAGTCGTTAACGTGATTTTAATGGGAGTACTCGTTCTTATCTTCGCTTTGCCCTTTGTCTGGATGGTGTCCACGTCACTGAAAACACTGCCGGAAACGATGATCTTCCCGCCTGAGTGGATTCCAGCAGCCCCGCAGTGGCAAAACTTTATGCAAGCCTGGAACTCGGGACCGTTTCTTCACTATTTTATGAACAGCGTAATGATCTCCGCAGGCATTCTGCTGCTGCAGATGATTACCATTATTCCTGCGGCGTATGCGTTTGCGAGATTTGAGTTTAAGGGATCAGGTATTTTGTTTGGACTTGTCATGGTCACACTAATGATTCCTTCTCAGCTTATTTTCTTGCCAGTCTATCTTGAACTTAGTTCCTGGAATCTGCTTAATACGCATCTTGGGCTGATTCTACCTTTTGCATCCAGTGCATTCGGGATATTTCTTCTGCGCCAATCATTCAAGCAAGTGCCAAATGAACTCATTGAGGCAGCTCGTTTAGATAAAGCAAAAGAGTGGAAGATCATGATAAAGCTCATGATTCCTATGGCTCGTCCTGCACTTATAACCTTCGGATTGTTTAGTTTTATTAGTCACTGGAATGATTATTTTTGGCCGCTGGTGATGACAACGAACGAAACGGCACGGACCCTTCCGCTTGGGATTGCCAAGATTCGAGAAACAGAAGGACTAACCACCTGGAATGTGCTTATGGCAGGCAATTTGATACTTGTTGTCCCCATTCTGATTATTTTTTTCTTTGCACAGCGTTCGATTATTAAAGCATTTGTATATAATGGTGTGAAATAA
- a CDS encoding excalibur calcium-binding domain-containing protein — protein sequence MVSVSISFGVMGEIHAAGAKKYKNCTELNKVYKGGVAKSSSIKNKGGKTKYKPHVSASLYEANKSKDRDKDGIACEK from the coding sequence ATGGTTTCTGTTTCCATATCGTTTGGGGTAATGGGTGAGATCCATGCGGCAGGTGCAAAGAAGTATAAGAACTGTACGGAGCTGAACAAAGTGTATAAAGGCGGAGTGGCCAAGTCTTCTTCCATTAAAAATAAGGGAGGCAAAACGAAATATAAACCGCATGTTTCTGCATCGCTGTATGAAGCTAATAAATCAAAAGATCGGGATAAGGATGGGATTGCTTGCGAGAAATAG